In Bos indicus isolate NIAB-ARS_2022 breed Sahiwal x Tharparkar chromosome 19, NIAB-ARS_B.indTharparkar_mat_pri_1.0, whole genome shotgun sequence, the following proteins share a genomic window:
- the LOC109573516 gene encoding olfactory receptor-like protein DTMT — protein MTGRNQTIVSEFLLLGLPIRPDQRDLFYTLFLAMYVTTVLGNLLIMFLIRLDPHLHTPMYLFLSNLSFSDLCFSSVTMPKLLQDMQSHVPSIPYAGCLTQMYFFLFFADLESFLLVAMAYDRYVAICFPLHYTTIMSPRLCLFLVVLSWVLTTFHAMLHTLLMSRLHFCEDSVIAHFFCDMSALLKLSCSDTRVNELVIFITGGLILVIPFLLIITSYAQIVSSTLKVPSAKGICKAFSTCGSHLTVVSLFYGTVIGLYLCPSASNSTVKETVMATMYTVVTPMLNPFIYSLRNRDMKGALGRVFYKKKTPFSL, from the coding sequence ATGACAGGAAGAAATCAAACTATTGTCTCAGAgttcctcctcctgggcctgccCATTAGACCTGATCAACGAGACCTGTTCTACACTCTGTTCCTGGCCATGTATGTTACCACTGTCCTGGGGAACCTCCTCATAATGTTCCTGATTCGACTggacccccacctccacacacccatgtatttGTTTCTCAGTAacctgtctttctctgacctctgcttctccTCTGTCACAATGCCCAAATTGTTACAGGACATGCAGAGCCATGTCCCGTCCATCCCCTATGCTGGCTGCCTGACACAAATGTACTTCTTCCTGTTTTTCGCAGACCTGGAGAGCTTCCTCCTTGTggccatggcctatgaccgctacgtggccatctgcTTCCCCCTGCACTACACCACCATCATGAGCCCCAGGCTCTGTCTCTTCCTGGTGGTGCTGTCCTGGGTACTCACCACGTTCCATGCCATGTTGCACACCCTGCTCATGTCCAGGCTGCATTTTTGTGAAGACAGCGTGATTGCCCACTTTTTCTGTGACATGTCTGCTCTGCTGAAGCTGTCCTGCTCTGACACTCGAGTTAATGAACTGGTGATATTTATCACTGGAGGGCTCATTCTTGTGATCCCTTTTCTACTCATCATCACATCCTATGCTCAAATTGTGTCCTCCACCCTCAAGGTCCCTTCTGCCAAGGGCATCTGCAAAGCCTTCTCTACCTGTGGCTCCCACCTCACTGTGGTGTCCCTGTTTTACGGGACAGTTATTGGTCTCTACTTATGCCCGTCAGCTAGTAATTCTACTGTTAAGGAGACTGTGATGGCTACGATGTACACTGTGGTgacccccatgctgaaccccttcatctacagcctgaggaataGAGACATGAAGGGAGCCCTGGGAAGagttttttacaaaaagaaaactccTTTTTCTCTGTAA